The following are encoded together in the candidate division WOR-3 bacterium genome:
- the pyrF gene encoding orotidine-5'-phosphate decarboxylase, giving the protein MTKLALALNVAQQNKALEWLDRIGNRVDCYKLQMDLFGRAGPGLVREFVRRGASVFLDLKFHDIPTVVADAVSAAADMQVSLLTVHATGGTKMLEAAAEASHKAGSGRPLVIAVTVLTSLDELELYRVFGFSGTVRERALALAQLAKASGCDGIVCSAQELSSIKAECGRNFLAVCPGIRLAETRKQSVSGPPDDQARIGTAQQAVADGADYIVVGRPIYRAKDPLATIAEIRKQMERTK; this is encoded by the coding sequence ATGACAAAGTTGGCGTTGGCTCTGAATGTAGCCCAGCAAAACAAGGCGCTTGAGTGGCTGGACCGCATCGGAAACCGAGTTGACTGCTACAAGTTGCAGATGGACCTCTTCGGCCGAGCCGGACCGGGTCTGGTACGAGAGTTCGTGAGACGGGGCGCGTCAGTATTCCTCGACCTGAAGTTCCACGACATACCGACGGTGGTGGCGGACGCGGTCAGTGCGGCCGCGGACATGCAGGTATCGCTCTTGACCGTGCATGCAACCGGAGGTACGAAAATGCTTGAGGCCGCGGCCGAAGCATCGCACAAGGCCGGCAGCGGCCGACCTTTGGTGATTGCCGTGACGGTGTTGACAAGTCTCGATGAACTCGAGCTGTACCGAGTATTCGGCTTCTCAGGAACTGTCCGTGAGAGAGCGTTAGCTCTTGCGCAACTCGCCAAAGCCTCAGGATGCGATGGCATCGTCTGTTCTGCCCAAGAACTGAGCAGTATCAAAGCCGAATGTGGACGGAATTTCCTTGCCGTTTGCCCGGGTATTCGACTGGCCGAAACTCGGAAGCAGTCTGTTTCAGGTCCTCCTGACGACCAAGCAAGGATAGGCACTGCTCAACAGGCCGTAGCGGACGGCGCCGACTACATCGTGGTCGGCCGGCCAATATATCGGGCCAAGGACCCGTTGGCGACGATTGCCGAAATCAGAAAACAGATGGAGAGAACAAAGTGA
- a CDS encoding FlgD immunoglobulin-like domain containing protein, with protein sequence MRTMGILIFLGGLTMAQPAGVLDTVGGTTYDNQNSGPSLQWVGFVSGVGIHVAWMYSAQPHGSNWPDRNMKYNFYDLSTGSWNWTEPDFMNSGMKPVSRRTGYGTLEVSPQDGVALIGCHYNAGGMPPQFAPTLARDLLPGAGIFDECVGAPTLTGYFLPIVAMTPDFTVHLLTIKFAAEDNLYYSRSTFWCTWETPVGWSQTGAFGHNLVASTQSNKLLATWMRGNGDSLGLYYRLSTDGGATWEPVMQLSAPAAYGGDTVTVCARGASGLFDMNDDWLLVTTVSPSVADSVLPNPAELWLYSSGTATWHRIHRAESHTLAGGFGPHASICDRPSLGQNRATGRLFVAWEQFDSSNVEPSTSLLRADVFLASSADGVNWSAPVRLTAPDQSSKRFPNIARNCSGDSLAIAFIQDSIAGFNSDSVGAVSNNPVCVWRGRASGVGECDLAFRFLRPTILASPNPSGTAVYLRLSADSSTELRIYDMSGQLVRRLAVSHGPSGSGSATWDGRDGVGVRVPPGCYYACSGVANAKLVLTQ encoded by the coding sequence ATGAGAACTATGGGCATACTTATCTTCCTTGGTGGTCTAACCATGGCCCAGCCGGCCGGTGTCTTGGACACAGTAGGCGGCACGACCTACGACAACCAGAACTCAGGTCCATCCCTGCAATGGGTCGGTTTCGTGTCTGGTGTCGGTATCCACGTTGCTTGGATGTACTCAGCCCAGCCCCACGGGTCGAATTGGCCAGACCGCAACATGAAGTACAACTTCTACGACCTATCCACCGGCTCATGGAACTGGACTGAACCGGACTTCATGAATTCAGGGATGAAGCCGGTAAGTCGCCGTACCGGGTACGGTACGCTCGAAGTGAGTCCACAGGATGGTGTCGCGCTCATCGGCTGTCACTATAATGCCGGTGGCATGCCACCTCAGTTCGCACCGACCCTGGCCCGGGACCTCTTGCCTGGTGCGGGTATCTTTGACGAATGCGTCGGTGCGCCGACACTGACCGGTTATTTCCTTCCGATTGTTGCGATGACACCTGACTTTACTGTTCACCTGTTGACCATCAAGTTCGCAGCCGAGGACAATCTGTACTACTCGCGCTCGACGTTCTGGTGCACCTGGGAGACTCCGGTTGGCTGGAGTCAGACTGGGGCGTTCGGCCACAACCTGGTTGCCTCGACTCAGTCCAACAAACTGCTTGCGACATGGATGAGAGGAAATGGGGACTCGCTTGGGTTGTACTACCGGCTCTCGACTGACGGCGGTGCGACCTGGGAACCGGTGATGCAGTTGTCGGCACCGGCGGCATACGGTGGCGATACCGTCACTGTTTGCGCTCGCGGGGCGTCCGGCCTGTTCGATATGAACGATGATTGGCTGCTCGTGACCACGGTTTCTCCTTCGGTTGCGGACTCGGTACTCCCAAATCCGGCCGAATTGTGGTTGTACAGCTCGGGAACTGCCACCTGGCATCGGATCCACCGAGCCGAGTCTCACACGCTCGCCGGCGGGTTTGGCCCCCACGCTTCAATCTGCGACCGGCCGAGTCTAGGCCAGAACCGTGCAACCGGTCGGCTGTTCGTTGCGTGGGAGCAGTTTGACTCCAGTAATGTCGAACCTTCAACCAGCCTGCTTCGCGCCGACGTATTCCTGGCCTCGTCTGCGGACGGCGTCAACTGGTCTGCTCCGGTTCGGCTGACCGCACCGGACCAGAGTTCCAAGCGGTTTCCGAACATTGCCCGTAACTGCTCGGGCGACTCGCTCGCAATCGCGTTCATTCAGGACAGCATCGCTGGGTTCAATTCGGACAGTGTCGGCGCGGTCTCGAACAACCCGGTTTGTGTGTGGCGTGGGAGAGCTTCAGGTGTCGGCGAGTGCGACCTGGCTTTCCGGTTCTTGCGACCTACTATACTTGCCTCTCCCAACCCGTCCGGGACGGCTGTCTACTTGCGGCTGTCGGCTGACAGCTCCACAGAACTGAGGATCTACGACATGAGCGGCCAGCTCGTCCGGAGGCTTGCGGTTAGTCATGGTCCGTCGGGCTCCGGGTCCGCGACCTGGGACGGTCGTGATGGCGTCGGAGTTAGAGTCCCGCCCGGCTGTTACTATGCCTGTTCCGGCGTTGCGAATGCCAAGCTCGTACTGACCCAGTAG
- a CDS encoding nucleoside deaminase, whose amino-acid sequence MREIIVPEHVRTDREAMDLAIQCALAGIEQGQSPFGCCITKQGRVLAVTGNTVWQDTDPTRHAEVNAIQAACKKLGTIDLSGCTLYATCEPCPMCFSAAHWARVSRIVYGARIEDAEQAGFNEIRLPAEELRKLSGNQLELFPGFMREECRAVFDQWQRLGRGKPY is encoded by the coding sequence ATGAGAGAGATCATTGTGCCCGAACATGTGCGGACCGACAGAGAGGCAATGGACCTTGCGATTCAATGCGCTCTAGCTGGAATAGAACAGGGCCAGTCTCCATTCGGATGCTGTATTACCAAGCAGGGCCGCGTGCTTGCCGTAACCGGCAATACTGTGTGGCAGGATACCGACCCGACCCGGCACGCCGAGGTTAACGCTATCCAGGCCGCGTGCAAGAAGCTCGGTACGATTGACCTCTCCGGGTGCACGCTCTACGCGACCTGTGAGCCGTGCCCGATGTGCTTTTCTGCCGCGCACTGGGCAAGGGTTTCGAGAATAGTGTACGGCGCCCGTATCGAGGATGCAGAGCAGGCTGGGTTCAATGAAATTCGACTGCCCGCTGAAGAGCTCCGAAAGCTCTCCGGTAATCAGCTTGAGCTCTTTCCAGGCTTCATGCGGGAGGAGTGTCGGGCCGTGTTCGATCAGTGGCAGCGGCTGGGCCGGGGTAAACCCTACTAG
- a CDS encoding 2-oxoacid:acceptor oxidoreductase subunit alpha, with the protein MAAQLLSGNEACAIGAIRAGVRFFAGYPITPSTEIAEYLARELPKVGGTFVQMEDEIASICCMNGATAAGLKAMTATSGPGFSLMQEGIGYSIMAELP; encoded by the coding sequence GTGGCGGCGCAGCTCCTATCCGGCAACGAGGCGTGCGCCATCGGCGCAATTCGGGCCGGCGTGAGGTTCTTTGCTGGGTACCCAATCACGCCCTCGACCGAAATTGCCGAATACTTGGCGCGGGAGTTACCCAAGGTGGGGGGGACGTTCGTGCAGATGGAGGACGAAATTGCTTCAATCTGCTGCATGAATGGCGCGACCGCCGCAGGCTTGAAGGCGATGACCGCAACTTCCGGGCCAGGGTTTTCGCTGATGCAGGAGGGTATTGGGTACTCGATAATGGCGGAACTGCC
- a CDS encoding 4Fe-4S binding protein, with the protein MKKFLLQEPTEVVTPGGHRFTLLRHFCKGCRICVEFCPTRTLELDDRFKVKVAYPEKCIACRMCELRCPDLAIFVTKGRVQGAEGSRVGAAGGVLDRQARAMNPQVAGNAKAHGSRQPAKGGS; encoded by the coding sequence ATGAAGAAGTTTCTGTTACAGGAACCGACCGAAGTTGTGACTCCGGGCGGGCACAGGTTCACGTTACTGCGGCACTTCTGCAAGGGGTGCCGGATATGCGTGGAGTTCTGCCCGACCAGAACCTTAGAGCTTGATGACCGGTTCAAGGTCAAGGTCGCGTATCCGGAGAAGTGCATCGCGTGCCGGATGTGCGAGCTGCGTTGCCCGGACCTGGCGATATTCGTTACGAAAGGGAGGGTTCAAGGGGCTGAGGGTTCAAGGGTTGGAGCAGCCGGAGGTGTTCTGGACCGACAGGCAAGAGCGATGAATCCGCAGGTCGCAGGGAACGCCAAGGCACACGGCAGCAGGCAGCCGGCGAAAGGCGGTTCCTAG
- the pyrE gene encoding orotate phosphoribosyltransferase codes for MSGKQIKAKSKKTSPWKERQKFRRAKQPSPVPAPTRRTPNQDTFAELLRQHGVLLHGHFLLSSGRHSAQYFEKFRILENPALCETFAQALASRFVDKNPTVVCGPTTGGVIIAYEVARQLQCRCVIAEKTDSGRKIGRGFKLGPEDRVLVVDDVMTTGGSLVETLTALDEFPSKVVGVGVFIDRSGGNNKLGQPYSSVYSQTMETWDPGNCPLCRSGTPLSVPGRGGG; via the coding sequence GTGAGTGGGAAACAAATCAAAGCCAAGAGCAAGAAGACAAGCCCTTGGAAGGAACGCCAGAAATTCAGACGCGCCAAGCAGCCGTCACCAGTACCAGCTCCAACTCGCAGGACACCAAACCAAGATACCTTTGCCGAGTTGCTCAGACAGCATGGCGTGTTGCTTCACGGTCATTTTCTGCTAAGTTCGGGTCGGCATTCGGCCCAGTACTTTGAGAAGTTCCGCATACTTGAGAATCCCGCGCTCTGTGAGACATTTGCCCAGGCTCTTGCCAGCCGGTTCGTTGACAAGAATCCGACCGTTGTCTGTGGACCGACTACCGGCGGAGTAATAATCGCCTACGAAGTCGCTCGACAACTTCAATGCAGATGCGTAATTGCTGAAAAAACCGACAGCGGTCGAAAGATAGGTCGTGGGTTCAAGCTAGGGCCTGAAGACAGGGTACTGGTTGTTGACGACGTAATGACGACCGGCGGGTCGCTAGTCGAGACACTGACCGCACTGGATGAGTTCCCGTCAAAGGTGGTGGGGGTTGGTGTATTCATTGACCGGAGTGGCGGCAACAACAAGCTAGGCCAACCGTATTCGTCCGTCTATTCGCAGACCATGGAAACGTGGGACCCTGGCAATTGTCCATTGTGCCGGTCTGGCACACCACTCAGTGTGCCAGGCCGCGGCGGTGGGTAG
- a CDS encoding dihydroorotate dehydrogenase electron transfer subunit: protein MSLLTSRPALVVGRTWLTADIVSFWIRETILARTVDPGQFLGVRPGLGPDPMLRRPLSVADVAGNRLRLIFQVRGRGTEMLARAKPGDYLDVLGPLGKPAPPLDQYRLVVCAGGVGAAPLLYYVRRMKKRRHTQVFLGARSKERLILVDEFQRTGVPVMVATDDGSAGYHGTVTELLVNRIRVQDPEGTGKKYGAQQTGGVKRLVVLACGPKPMLAELVCRLAPFPVWGYIEERMGCGTGICYCCALPRRDGGYTRFCQEGPVVLLNEVIL from the coding sequence TTGAGCTTATTGACTAGCCGGCCCGCGCTGGTCGTGGGCAGAACCTGGCTGACCGCTGACATCGTCTCTTTCTGGATCAGGGAAACCATTCTGGCAAGAACTGTCGACCCCGGTCAGTTTCTTGGTGTCAGACCCGGCCTTGGCCCTGACCCCATGCTACGCCGACCACTCTCGGTGGCGGACGTAGCTGGCAACCGGCTGAGGCTCATCTTCCAAGTGAGAGGCCGAGGTACTGAGATGCTTGCCCGGGCGAAACCCGGAGACTACCTTGACGTACTCGGCCCCCTGGGTAAGCCAGCGCCGCCTCTGGATCAATACAGACTGGTCGTCTGCGCCGGCGGAGTGGGCGCGGCCCCTCTTCTGTACTACGTGCGACGGATGAAGAAGCGCAGGCACACTCAGGTTTTTCTTGGCGCACGAAGCAAAGAACGGCTCATACTCGTGGACGAGTTCCAGCGCACCGGCGTACCAGTCATGGTGGCGACTGACGACGGCAGCGCCGGATATCACGGAACGGTAACGGAGCTACTGGTGAATAGAATCCGGGTTCAAGACCCCGAAGGGACTGGAAAGAAATACGGAGCGCAACAGACAGGAGGCGTGAAGCGGCTCGTGGTGCTGGCTTGTGGGCCGAAGCCGATGCTTGCCGAGCTGGTTTGTCGCCTGGCCCCGTTTCCGGTCTGGGGATATATCGAGGAACGGATGGGATGTGGCACCGGAATATGCTACTGCTGTGCTCTGCCTAGAAGAGACGGCGGGTACACCCGATTCTGTCAGGAAGGGCCGGTGGTATTGCTGAACGAGGTCATACTGTGA
- a CDS encoding dihydroorotate dehydrogenase gives MKVHTRFAAGRSRSRITTCGPAAIRVGQTMFSNPVLAASGTWEFGLRFRRISNQLGGIITKGITLDPRPGNPPPRICEFPGGILNSVGLENPGLVAFRTKILPRLNTLKCRVIVNIAGFKLGEYPRLVSELDEKKLDGFELNVSCPNVRHGGVAFGQSPTMVERITALVRKQTRKTVIVKLTGNFVDPAETARAAEAAGADGVTVLNTLYGLALDETGRPFLGGVTGGISGPALKPFALFCVERVARAVDIPVIGCGGIASGRDALDFLSAGAKLVQVGTASLVDPSAPLRVWQELRDWLSRNSVKSWEQVVGRTRR, from the coding sequence GTGAAGGTCCACACCCGGTTCGCCGCCGGCCGCTCACGGTCAAGGATTACAACTTGTGGTCCAGCTGCCATCCGCGTCGGTCAGACCATGTTCTCCAACCCGGTGCTAGCCGCATCCGGAACTTGGGAGTTCGGTCTGCGATTCAGACGTATCTCGAACCAGCTTGGCGGTATCATAACCAAGGGCATCACGCTCGATCCCAGGCCCGGAAACCCGCCACCTAGAATCTGTGAGTTCCCGGGCGGCATCCTGAACTCAGTCGGACTCGAAAACCCCGGACTTGTTGCATTTCGTACCAAGATTTTGCCTCGCCTAAACACGCTCAAGTGCCGAGTAATTGTCAACATAGCCGGTTTCAAGCTCGGAGAGTACCCAAGGCTTGTCTCCGAGCTGGACGAGAAAAAACTCGACGGGTTCGAATTGAACGTATCGTGCCCAAACGTGAGACATGGCGGCGTAGCGTTCGGGCAGAGCCCTACGATGGTTGAGCGAATAACAGCACTGGTCCGCAAGCAGACGCGCAAGACTGTTATCGTCAAGCTTACAGGGAATTTTGTTGACCCGGCCGAGACCGCAAGAGCAGCCGAGGCCGCAGGAGCAGACGGCGTAACGGTACTGAACACACTTTACGGTCTGGCTCTGGATGAAACAGGCAGACCTTTCCTCGGTGGCGTAACCGGAGGCATCTCCGGCCCCGCGCTGAAACCTTTCGCACTCTTCTGCGTTGAACGGGTCGCGCGGGCAGTCGACATCCCAGTCATTGGCTGCGGTGGTATCGCGAGCGGCCGGGACGCGCTGGATTTCCTCAGTGCGGGAGCGAAACTGGTGCAGGTCGGTACCGCGAGCTTAGTAGACCCGAGTGCACCACTTCGGGTCTGGCAGGAACTCAGGGACTGGCTCAGTCGGAACAGCGTGAAGTCGTGGGAACAGGTTGTTGGTCGCACGAGGAGATAG
- a CDS encoding tetratricopeptide repeat protein: protein MISLIKVYFYQFALDLSRTSRPSVNPALDSKHRPTRLCVEEILTNSARRILTRVAIVPLVLFASGCAYFNTFYNAQSYYKEGVRLKEQKQVTAAKAKFEKSIEKSALVISRWPRSTWVDDATFLIGMGYYEMGHYPKAVRHFEQLVLAFPYSRLVPQAKLYRGLSLLKNKEYGVATVVLDGVKRNYPRLRDVAAFNLAAAFYDREDYGRAVDSLSAFVANFPTSPHVRTAVELLADACFRLGRWPEAEKWYQHSVRLLHDPIARANARLQIAAVLLEEGKYEQSARQVEEVLGRYRDLDDQANLLLGRALYELGRHEDAIATWAKVRGSSDVGAEAFFRIGKHHEQKKNFVAARAYYDTAKTRKANSNYGVQAVKRLSLLDALAKGDSTVREPAEARFLLAEIHNLNLAEYDEAMRLYQSVYDSFPESQWAPKALFAKAWILRNAKGDTAAAIPVLNQVIAEYPQTEYADEAKLWLGLPVPKRKVAQKKATKPDTLAVAPDTVRPTPSPLPSASETLAHTPSPPERLRKRPSAETTRFVPAETLPEKMPVKASPAETAKAEPTHPGALVLEIVRFDTDRWNIRDADAEVLRRNAEKLKAYPGVKVRIVGHCDPRASDAYNMTLGLKRADAVRMFLADAGVDAARLEVRSEGEHKLISTRPEEYWLDRRVEFELID, encoded by the coding sequence ATGATCTCTCTCATCAAGGTTTATTTCTACCAGTTCGCACTCGACCTGTCAAGAACGTCGAGACCGTCTGTGAACCCTGCGCTTGACAGCAAGCACCGTCCAACTAGATTATGCGTTGAGGAAATCTTGACCAATTCCGCCCGACGCATCCTGACCCGAGTGGCAATCGTGCCACTGGTCTTGTTTGCGTCCGGATGCGCCTACTTCAACACCTTCTACAACGCCCAGAGCTACTACAAGGAAGGTGTCCGACTCAAGGAACAGAAGCAGGTCACCGCGGCAAAGGCGAAGTTCGAGAAATCAATCGAGAAATCGGCTCTGGTGATTTCGCGCTGGCCGCGCTCAACCTGGGTGGACGATGCGACGTTTCTCATCGGAATGGGCTACTACGAGATGGGCCATTACCCGAAGGCGGTGCGCCATTTCGAACAACTTGTCCTAGCGTTTCCATATTCCCGACTGGTACCGCAAGCCAAGCTGTACCGCGGACTTTCGCTCCTAAAGAATAAGGAATACGGTGTCGCAACGGTAGTGCTAGACGGGGTCAAGAGGAACTATCCACGCCTGCGCGACGTGGCCGCTTTCAACCTTGCAGCAGCATTTTATGACCGTGAAGACTACGGCCGTGCCGTGGACTCGCTCTCTGCCTTCGTCGCAAATTTTCCAACTTCACCACACGTCCGGACCGCGGTCGAACTCCTGGCCGACGCCTGCTTCCGTTTGGGGCGGTGGCCGGAGGCAGAAAAATGGTATCAACACAGCGTCCGACTGCTGCATGACCCGATAGCCCGGGCTAATGCGCGGCTGCAGATCGCCGCGGTACTGCTCGAGGAGGGCAAATACGAACAGTCGGCACGTCAGGTAGAAGAAGTTCTCGGCCGCTACCGTGACCTTGACGACCAAGCAAACCTACTTCTCGGCCGCGCACTGTACGAGCTGGGCCGACACGAGGATGCAATTGCCACCTGGGCAAAAGTACGCGGGTCGAGTGATGTCGGCGCTGAAGCATTCTTCCGCATCGGCAAGCACCACGAACAGAAGAAGAACTTTGTCGCAGCCCGAGCTTATTACGACACAGCTAAGACACGCAAGGCAAACTCGAACTATGGCGTCCAGGCAGTGAAACGACTCTCACTTCTTGATGCCTTGGCAAAGGGTGACTCGACCGTCCGCGAGCCAGCCGAGGCACGGTTCCTTCTGGCCGAAATCCACAATTTGAACTTGGCGGAATACGATGAAGCAATGAGGCTATACCAAAGTGTGTACGACTCATTTCCAGAAAGCCAGTGGGCACCCAAGGCGCTGTTCGCCAAGGCTTGGATATTGAGAAATGCGAAGGGCGACACAGCAGCCGCGATACCGGTCCTGAACCAGGTCATTGCCGAGTATCCCCAAACTGAGTACGCAGACGAGGCAAAACTTTGGCTCGGTCTACCGGTCCCGAAACGCAAGGTAGCCCAGAAAAAGGCCACCAAGCCGGACACACTCGCCGTTGCCCCTGATACCGTGAGACCAACCCCGTCCCCACTGCCATCGGCTTCGGAGACTCTCGCACACACTCCGAGCCCGCCGGAGCGGCTCCGTAAAAGGCCAAGCGCCGAAACCACGCGTTTCGTTCCGGCCGAAACACTGCCTGAAAAGATGCCGGTCAAAGCGTCCCCCGCGGAGACGGCCAAGGCCGAGCCCACGCACCCCGGGGCGCTGGTGCTTGAGATTGTTCGTTTCGACACCGACCGGTGGAACATACGTGATGCCGACGCCGAGGTCCTGCGCAGGAACGCTGAGAAGCTCAAAGCATACCCGGGGGTGAAAGTTAGGATTGTTGGACACTGCGACCCGCGAGCCTCTGATGCATACAACATGACACTGGGCCTGAAGCGGGCTGATGCGGTAAGGATGTTCTTGGCTGACGCCGGTGTGGACGCAGCGCGACTTGAAGTCCGAAGCGAAGGCGAGCACAAGCTGATTTCAACCAGACCGGAAGAGTATTGGCTCGACCGCAGGGTAGAGTTTGAGCTTATTGACTAG